The nucleotide window TCCTTTTATGATTTGAAGACGGGAAAAATATCATCACCACAAATCAATTTGCAAGGAAATATCAAAGCGAGAAATATCTCCACGCAAGACAATGAAATATTGCTTGTGAACAGCGGTTGGAATATTCCCAATCAATTTTCAACCTTTGATTTGGAAACAGAAAAGATGACCAAAAATCCGTTTGAAATCATTTACAAAATGCCCTTCGTCAAAAATCTGGTTGTGGAAGAAATTGAGGTGCGTTCACACGACGGCGCGATGGTTCCGCTGAGCATCATCTACGACAAAACCAAGGTACAGCGCGACGGAAAGAGCATCGGATATATGTATGGCTACGGTTCTTATGGCACTTCGCTCACGCCGACTTTCCGTACGGAATTCATTCCACTGCTAACCAAAGGGACCGTGATTGCCGTTGCGCACATACGTGGCGGTGGGGAAAAAGGCAACGACTGGCATTTGGGCGGAAAGAAAACTAACAAACCAAATACCTGGAAAGATTTCAATGCCTGTGCAGAATATTTGATTCAGAATCAATATGTTTCTGCTAAAAAATTGGCAATTACTGGCGGAAGCGCGGGCGGAATTTTAATCGGGCGTGCAATAACAGAGCGACCAGATTTGTACAGAGTTGCAATCCCCGAAGTAGGGATGATGAACACCTTGCGTGCTGAATTTGACCCCAATGGTCCTGGAAATATTGCAGAATTCGGAACAATCAAAAATGAAACGGAATTCAAATCTTTGTTGGAAATGGATGCGTACCACCACATCAAAAAAGGTGAGAATTATCCTGCAATTCTAGTTACAACAGGTTTCAACGACCCAAGAGTTGCAAGTTACAATCCGGCAAAATTTGCGGGAAAAATGCAAAATGAAAATGGCTCCAAAAATCCCGTTTTCTTAGATGTGAATTACAATGCAGGACATTTTGGTGGCAGTACAAAAGAGGAATATTTCAACGAAGAATCTAAGAAAATCGCTTTTATCCTTTGGCAATGTGGACATCCGGATTTTCAAATTAAATAAAAAAAAATCTTGTAACCTAAACTCAAACACAATGAAACGAAAAAAATTTATCGCAAGTGCTTTGCTGGCAATACCGACACTTTCGTTTGCTGGCATCATCAATTTTGACCGAAAAAAAATCAATACTGATCAAGGTCCAAAAAAAGGAATTGTTATAAGAGCTGACGAAAGCAGGTTTAATGGAAAACTTACAAAACCCAAAGATGCTTTTTTGCATTGCAAGGTTTCCTCAGTGGACACGCAGGAAGGCTTATTCATCCAAACCTCAACGCCCAAGATTTTCGAACGGATTGGCGGTCCGCCACCACATATTCACAAGTACGAAGACGAAACCATCTACGTCGTTTCGGGTGAATTTGTCGTGCACATCGAAGGCGAAGATATTAAAGTAAAAACTGGCGACACGGCTTTTATTCCGAGAGGAACTCTGCACACCATCATCAATCCGATTGAAAATAATCCCGG belongs to Chryseobacterium sp. KACC 21268 and includes:
- a CDS encoding cupin domain-containing protein, with amino-acid sequence MKRKKFIASALLAIPTLSFAGIINFDRKKINTDQGPKKGIVIRADESRFNGKLTKPKDAFLHCKVSSVDTQEGLFIQTSTPKIFERIGGPPPHIHKYEDETIYVVSGEFVVHIEGEDIKVKTGDTAFIPRGTLHTIINPIENNPGTVVVICSPAPKKVEDFFGYISENGSISPDIVPLGWD